One Candidatus Bathyarchaeota archaeon genomic window, CTCGTGCTCGAACACGTCGAAGGCTGGAAGGCTGGGCTCTATGAGCTCTATGCCCCACTTCTCGGCGAAGCTCCTGGAGGAGTAGGTATAAACCCCACCGACGACCATTATCCCCCTCGTCGCCCCCTCCCTGTCCACCAGCTCCTTAAGCTCCCTGATGTAGGAGACCCCTATGTTCTTCTCCCCTAGGACGCATAGCATAACATACCTCTCATCCCCCTTTGATAGGTAATAGATCGTCTTGTCTTCTCCCCTCTCCACCCTCTCGACGTTTAGCCTCCTGTACTTTATCAATAGCTCTGCCCTCCTCTCCTCCAGTGGTTTAACCCTTGCCTCCTCGGACAATCTACCTCGCCTTCACCCTCTTTATTATTGGAGGTCTAACCTTCCTGAATATCCTGTATCCGCAGTTGGGGCACTTGAAGGTTATGTACTTCTCCAGCTCCCTATACTCGACTTTGGTGCCGCAGTTTATGCACTCGTAGTATGGACCTTCAATGGGGCCTCTCTCCTTCTCCCTCTCCTCCGAGTTCATCCTGACCGGTCGAGGCAATAGAAGAAAAGAGCAGGTAATTAAAGCTTTCACCCCTTAACCAAATTGGCTTATCTTGTCCTTCCCTCTCTCAGGCTCCCATAATGATCTCCCAGTTCTTTAGGTCTCCTCTTGTAGAATCTCACGATTTTTACTGCGTTGAACCTATAACATGCCACGAGGGCCAATCTCACGGCTATCTAATCTATGGCCATAGATGTAATTCCTTATGTTTATGGGATCATCAACTTTTGTTGTGGGTGAGGATTTTGAGGCTATATCTGGTTCAGCATGCCGAGGCTAAGAGGGAGGAGGAAGACCGGGCAAGGCCCCTGACCGATAGGGGGCGTGAGGAAGCCATCAAAGTGGCTCGCTATGCTGCTAGAATAGGCCTTCACATCGAAAAGATAATCCACAGCGGTAGGTTAAGGGCCTTACAAACAGCTGAGATCATGGCGGAGCATTTGAGGCCCTCAAAGGGTGTGGAACAGGCTGAGAACCTTGATCCCCTTTCAGACCCTAAGATATTTGCTGAGAGGCTAAAGGAGATCAGTGAAGATACCATGCTTGTGGGGCATATGCCCCACCTAGGGAAGCTAGTAGGCCTCCTCCTCACCGGAGATGTGAGCATCGAACCTGTTAGGTTCAGGACCTCAGGCATCGTATGCTTAGAGAGGGATGTAAATGGTAGATGGGGCCTCGTATGGGCAATAAGACCTGAAGAGGTACCTTAAATATCCTTTAAATTTTCATCTCACCACCTACCAGCTTTACGAGACACTTCCATTACATGAATGTAAGGTTGAGTGGTCGAGCCCCTCTTTTGGCCTGTTCGGTTTGTTTTATGGGCCTCCCTTCCACCATCCTGTCTGATACGACCCTTGTCACGGCGATCTCTATGAGGTCGCCGATATCCCCCCCATCAGCCTCTAAGAGTATGACCGGCCCGTGGTTTAATGGGTATGCCAACCTGAGACGCCTGTCCCTCTTATATGGTTCGGCTAGAACCACCCTGAGCCTCTTCCCCACCATATCCATCTTGAGCCTCCTGTTGGCCTCCTCTGAAGCCTCCTTAATCATGCTGCTGTTTCTGTCCTTGTCGGCTGGGGGTGGGGCTGGATGGCCTCCGAAGGCCGACATCGGGAGGGGCTGAAACCTGTATAGAATGATCCTCTCAGCCCCCATCTTCACGCTGTTGTTGATGGCTTCCACCGTCAACCTTGCCGTCTCCGTGGACTGGCCTGGGAGGCCGTGAATGAGGTATACATAGGGCCTGAGCCCAGCCCTCCGTAGCCTCTCCACAGCCCTCAAGGTCTCCTTCGGTGTTGAGGGTCTACCAATCATCCTCGAGTGCTCCTCAGAGCCCGTCTCGAGGCCGATGTTGATCGGGGTTCCCCCCAAGTATCTGCCTAGGATGTCCGCGGCCTCCTCAGTCACAAGGCACCCCTTCACATTCTCAACCATCAGGGAGGCCTCCCCATCCTGGAAGGCGTCGATGCTGGTCAGGGTTGAGAGGAGCCCCTCTATCTCCTCGTAGTTTGGCTGGGGCCATCTCGGGTCTGTGAGGGGCTCAGGCTCGACTAGGAGGTCCCTGCCATAGTCTAGGAAGTCGGGGGCGCTGAGCACTATCCTCCTAGCTCCCAGGGATATGAGCCTCCTGACCTCATCCTCTATCTTCTGGATGGACCTGCTCCTCGGGGGTCCGTAGAGGCTCGGAACAGAGCAATATCCGCACCCTGGAGGTATACCTGCGGGACATTCATAACGGTCGGTAAGGGGCCCCTCAAGGCATCTCCCGCATCCCAAGCACCTCTCATCCATCATAGCCCTCCTGTAGTTGCTGCACCCCCTCAAGACCTCCACGTAGACCCTCGCGGCCCTATAGAGGGGGTAATCCACTATCCTCTCGGTTGATGGCATGTAGGAGTCATAAATCACACGCCTCATGAATGGCCTAAGGGGGTTCACCCTCACAGAGCCCCCATCCATATATGCGACCCCACTAACCCCCCTAAGCCCCTCAATCATGAGGGGCATCCCCTCTATTAGGCCTAGGTCTAGGAGTTCTTGGAGTGTCTGCTCCCCCTCTCCAATAACGGCCAGGTCTCCACCAGCCCTAACTAGGGCATCCCATGGATCCGACGTGATGGGCCCCCCAAGGATGACTGGCCCCCCTATAATCCTCCTCCAGGCTTTTATGATCCTCCTCACCGCGGGGAGGTCTGGGGTCATCCCGCTGATGAGAAGTACATCATATTCCTTAAGTTGGGCTTCATGGTTTAGGAGATCCTCAGCTAAGCTGATTCTGACCCTTACACCCCTCCCCTCGAGAACTCCGGCAATGCCCCTAGGGCCAGCCCCTATCACATCCCTAGTAGCTATCCTCTCCCCCTTCCCTGAGGCGAGGGCATCCACTATGAGAGGCCTCATTCAGATCTGGAGGCCAACATATCATGATAAAGCTTGCTTATCTGGAACATTTCAAATAAAGAGGAATCCTCCTTTTTGGCGTCGATACCTATATATACTCATGACAAAGCTTCCTACTTAAAGCTAACTGGCCGATTTAGAAGGAATTTTCAACATCCGAAACGGAGACCTATTGATAATAGACGAAGTTCTTCTTGATGCTGGAGTAAAACAAATCTGATAACATATAAGATAATTTTGTGAAAAGTTATAATAGGTTTACTGTAATTCCCTATTGCAGTGTTTAATTGTCCTTTTTATTAATTTATTGAAGGTTCTCTATTGTTTCCCTCGCTATTCTAAAGGCTTCTTTAACCTTTTCAACCAGTTTTTCGCATCGTCAAGCTCATATATCTCCCTTGGTGGACCATCCTCTGGGGATCCCCAAATCTGGCCAGTGCATAGTGTAGTGCCACCTCATATGCCAGAACGACGAGCTTGTTCAACTCTTTGATCGGTATGCCCTTTCTCCTGAGTAGCTCCTCATACTGTCCGATCATCTGGTTTAGTTCTGAGGCCGGATTATGAATCCAAGTCGGTGGCTTAAAGAATCCAATAAAAGCCTTAGCCGAGTTCTCGGTGGAGAGTTGGGCCTCATATATGGCTGCAACGAGAGCGCCTCCTTCCAAAGATTAAGCCTCCTCAAGAGGTTCCTCAGCCAATCTGAGCCTATACTCATAGCCCTAGAGCCGAAGAGAAGCAAACCTAGCAGATCATCACCAAAGGTCTTCCCTGATAATTCTATGAGCTTCTCAACACTCATCTTCCCTACATGTCTCAAAGCAGAAATGAACTAAAGAAAACTTAAAGGTTCTGGACATTCTAGCCATTGGAGAGGCCAGTTAATAATTTCCAGAACCAAGATTGCTAAATTTGAAGCGGATAAGGATTCTAAGGCTTTAAAGTTTTTATACCATAATGAGCCTTCTCACATCTAAAAATGTTAACCTAGACTAGGAGTGTGTTCACCTCTGCTCGAAGCATTCGCTCTCCTTTTAACCTCTTCAGCCATATCCTTCGCCTCTACCTACTTCTCGATGCCCTACTTCATCCGGTTCATGGTAGCTGCTGGGATCGTTGGGAGGGATGTGATGAAACCTGGGAGGCCTAGAGTAGCTGACATGGGAGGACCTGGAGTCGTCTTCGGCTTCCTAGCAGGCGTCTTCTTCTATGTTGGCGTCGAGACCTTCCTCTTCAGCGGGTTATCGGAGCTCATCTACATCCTCGCAGCTATATGCACCATATTGATCATCACCCTGATAGGCATCTTCGATGTCTTGACGGGCCTCATGAAGGAGAGGGAGGGTCTAGGTCTATTCGAGAGGTTGAAGAGGAAGGGTATACCCGACTGGGTCTATTACCTGGCTCCAATACCCGCCGCCATCCCCCTCATGGCGGTGAATGCGGGTGTGAGCTATATGGCCCTCCCCCTGCTTGGGAGGGTGGAGCTTGGGCTGGTCTACCCCTTAGTCCTGGTTCCGCTGGCCATCCTCTGCTGCTCGAATGCAACCAACTTCCTGGCCGGCTTCAACGGCCTCGAGGCTGGAATGGGCTCAATCCTACATATATCCCTAGGCCTCTACGCCTTCCTCCACAAGGAGTATGCGGCGGCCGCTATATCCCTCACCTTTGCCTCATCCCTCCTAGCCTTCCTCAGGTACAACTGGTATCCGGCCAGGGTCTTCCCCGGAGACCTTAACTACACAGTTGGGGCGGCTGCCGCCTCTGTCGCCATCATAGGGAACATGGAGAGGTTCGCAGTCTTATGCTTCACCCCATGGATCTTGGAAGCCTTCCTCAAGCTTAGATCGAGGTTCAAGGCTGAGAGCTTCGGCATAATCCGAGAGGATGGAACTCTCAAACCAGCCAGTGAGGGGATCTACTCATTAACCCACCTCGTGATGAGGCTTGGAAGCTTTAAAGAGTGGCAGGTCTCTCTAATCCTAATCTTGTTAGAGGCCATAATTTGCATAATCTCATTCATCTTAGTCTCTTACCAAATCTTTTAGAATCTTAGATGTTGTTTTTTTCTCTAGCATTTCTAGGTTGCGCCTAGCCTCCTCAGTATGGCTCTTGCATTCTCAAGGGATCTTCTAGCGTGTCTTAATGCTATCTCTGAGTCTTCCTCTCCTTAGATCTCTCATGGTGTTAGAGGCCTTTCAGGCTCGCCGTAGGTCGCCCTCCCATGCTTAGGGGCTAGGGCCATGGACATATCCGAGAGCTCCTAGGCGAGGCCCCTCCATCCTCGGGGATTCTGTCAAGCAGCTCCCAAAGCTCTTGGGAGGGGTCATGGCTCCAGCTCGGAATTCTGAAGAATGCTATGACGGCCTTTGCCGAGTTCTCTACACAGAGCTGGGATGAGGTTAGTCCCTCTATGGTCTTTGCGCCTATACACCTCCTCTGCAGCGGCTAAGTGGCTCTCCGAGAGCCTGATCCTGTATGCGGCCTCTCCCAAAGGGTTGATCCGCATTATCATCTCCCTTAAAGCCTTGTTAGGGCTATGGGCTCGCCGTCGCTCCTCATCCACCCCTACTTGCCCTCAGGGGTCTTATATCTAACTAACTTAGCCTTCTCTATAAGCCTCCTACCCTTCTCCAAGAACCCTGTTAATATCCCTTCATAATCCCTTATCACAATGCAGTCCGCAACCATATTTATGAGGAGAGGTGTCAGCTCAGCTCCCCGTCAAGGAGCCTATCAAGCCTTATATCTATGAGGTTATAGGTCTCCTCACATGGCTGGATATAGTCTTAGATATGCTGGAGCGGGTGGCCATCCCCCCCGCCTTCCTGAGCACTATGAAGAGATCCACATCACTGTCCACCTTAGCCTCACCCCGGGCCCAGCTGCCGAAGAGGATCAATCCTATAAATTCATCAACCAGAACCCTGATAAGGTCCTCCGATGCATCTGAAAGCCTTTCCAGTAACCAAACCAACTCCTTCGAACCCCCTCAGCCAACCCCTCTCCACGCCTTTAGGGTCTAGCATCTTTAATCGAACCCATAGCCCCTCTCATTCATAATCAGGAATGTTTATCAGCTTATCCTCCAACATCTTAATAGCTTTGAAGGTGTGAGGGTTCTTCGGAAAGTGAAATGTGTAAGGTTATAACATATAAATTTGTTGAATATGGGTCTAAATAAAAGTTCTTTTATATCGGTTATACGGCGATTTAAGAAGGGTTTAGGAGATAAACCTTCAGAATTTTGAGAAGGGGAGGCTTCGATGGAGATGGGCGTGGGGGCTGGGGCTAAGATTTCTCGTTTTGAGAGCATCTTTTTAACCCTATCCAACTTCGCAATCGTATTAATCTTAGTAATCGATCTCTTACATTTATCTGGTACTTATCAATTCAATCTGCCTGATCTCACCATAATAAACCTTATAGTTTTAATAATCGCCTATATCTCTTATAGGATAAAGAGGAAAATTAGAATGGAAATTTTGAAGATAAAAAGAGGGAATAAAAAGTAGATTAGGGGGTGGCTTTGATAATTTTTCTTTTATCTTCTTGTTCCTTTTCCATTTCCTCTATTCTCTTTATTACTCTCTCGATGTTCTTTCTCTTTCTTAGTAGTGCCAAGTATTTATCGACTCCTAGGAAGTCTAGGTATGGGCCGTAGAGTCCCATCCAGAACTCTGCGAACATCTTTGTGAGTGGCCCCCCACTCTCGAGGGTTATCTGGGCGAGTAGGCCGGCCCTGTGTTTTACGAAGAATCCTGCCAGCTTCTCGATCAGCTTCTCCTCTTCATCTGGTGGCAGGTCCTCCCATTGCTTCCACTCCTTCTCCAAGGTTGTCACTCTTCCGGCGTCAGCCTTTCTAGCAGGTGGGTCTTATCTAGGATCATAACGGCTGCGAAGGCTATGATCAGGCTGCCGATCAGGAATGGTATCTTCCATGGTGGAACTGTGTAGTTCTGCATGAAGCCCACGAAGAGGCCTAGCCTGCCCATGAAGGTCTGGGCGAAGATGACTCCGAAGCTTATGTACATTATGTACTCTCCTAGGGTTGCGCTCCAGGCTAGGGGACCCTTTATCTCTATTGTGTATAAGAAGAAGCTCAACATCAGGATTACAGATAAGGCTATTGTCCAATTGTAGATCATTTTTTGTACATCTGTTGTGAATAATGGAAGTATCGTTCCCTTTATCTGGTCTATGAATCCTGTGAATATTATCGTTCTTAGGGCTAGGCCGAACTGGGCTCCCATGGTTATAGCTATGGGTAGTCTAGCTATGTAACTATATTTTGGATAAACTCTAACTAACATCATTAATCCTAATATTATTCCTGCTATAAGTATGGTGTCTCCTGCTTGGATCCCCAGAATTCCCGTTCTATAAATATATAAGATGTTGACTATGACTGTGAGTCCTGTGCCGAAGCCTATGTATGATTCCTCTGCGAACGCGTATAATGGGCTGCTCTTCCCATAAAGGGTGGTAAACATGCACATAGCTATGAATGCGCCGAAAGCAACGATGGATACCTCTATAATATCCATCATCTCATCCTCCAGCAGAACCCTTTCTTCTAGGTCTAATGTATCCAAAGTAGCCTATGTTCCCAATTATGATGAAAATTATCAAGAGATAGTGACCGAGCGTGAAGGAGTTCATCGCTGTCAATCCAGGCCCGGGGGCCCCTATCAGGTATTCTAGCTCGGCTCCTCCACGCATGCTCTGGAGCAGAGCCTTGTAGATGCCTGAGCTCACGTAAGGCTGCTGTGTCGCCACCATTACCCCGATGCAGTTCACTATCATGGGGGCTCCCCTAAGTCCGTAATGGTTGATTAAGGATCCGGATTGTATTCCGGTGGTGTAAACGGAGATGAGGGACCAACTCGACCAGTCCTTGATACGATCGAGGAATGTTCCCGCTATGGGTTTTCCATAGTAGTCCTGTCGAACAGACGCATGGAAGTCTTGGGCTGTTGCGGCAACGGAAGCCTCATTGGGGAAGATGTAACCGAGGTATACATAGTCTTTTCCATATGTATACTGCTTTCTGGCGATGACGTCTGCAAGTTGGTTGAAGATGAGCTCTGGGATCCCAGTGGCCTCAGGATGCGAAACCACTATCGCGATCTTCGCACCCCGCTCTATCATGACTCTCATGGAGGCCAATATTCCGGACTGGATCTCCATATATCCGCTGAACTCGGTATCCAGAACGAACATGACTATGTCATCGGGCCCTAATTTATCCAGAACTTTGTAGTAGTTTAGGGTATCAGGGCTCACAGCAATAGGCAATATGAATGGACTCAGTAATGGCCCTATAACCACTATGAAGATGAAGAGATAGATTATTCTTCTATCATATTCAGCGAAGAATCTTAGAATACTTCTCTCCTTCTTCTCTTCGACCATTTCCTATCGCTCCTCCCTTCCGAAACCGAGAACCTGCATCTCCCTCCCTATGAGAACCCTTACCCCGAAGACCATTGCGCCTACAGTAGCACTTATAAGGAACATTCTTCCAGCCGCCATGGCAAAGGTTCCACCCAGGTAGAGCCCTAATGGCTCGATGCTCGGGAGCACCGCCCCTGTAAATGGTGCTTGATAAAGGAGGACTATAAAGCCCGTTGCAAGTAGCATCAATGCTCTTAGGTTTCTAGCCCTGAATGCTCTCGCACACGTTGAAGCCATATAGAAGACTAGGATGCTGTAGTTCACTGAGCTCAGAG contains:
- a CDS encoding radical SAM protein; translated protein: MRPLIVDALASGKGERIATRDVIGAGPRGIAGVLEGRGVRVRISLAEDLLNHEAQLKEYDVLLISGMTPDLPAVRRIIKAWRRIIGGPVILGGPITSDPWDALVRAGGDLAVIGEGEQTLQELLDLGLIEGMPLMIEGLRGVSGVAYMDGGSVRVNPLRPFMRRVIYDSYMPSTERIVDYPLYRAARVYVEVLRGCSNYRRAMMDERCLGCGRCLEGPLTDRYECPAGIPPGCGYCSVPSLYGPPRSRSIQKIEDEVRRLISLGARRIVLSAPDFLDYGRDLLVEPEPLTDPRWPQPNYEEIEGLLSTLTSIDAFQDGEASLMVENVKGCLVTEEAADILGRYLGGTPINIGLETGSEEHSRMIGRPSTPKETLRAVERLRRAGLRPYVYLIHGLPGQSTETARLTVEAINNSVKMGAERIILYRFQPLPMSAFGGHPAPPPADKDRNSSMIKEASEEANRRLKMDMVGKRLRVVLAEPYKRDRRLRLAYPLNHGPVILLEADGGDIGDLIEIAVTRVVSDRMVEGRPIKQTEQAKRGARPLNLTFM
- a CDS encoding RNA polymerase Rbp10 codes for the protein MPRPVRMNSEEREKERGPIEGPYYECINCGTKVEYRELEKYITFKCPNCGYRIFRKVRPPIIKRVKAR
- a CDS encoding nucleotidyltransferase domain-containing protein — translated: MVWLLERLSDASEDLIRVLVDEFIGLILFGSWARGEAKVDSDVDLFIVLRKAGGMATRSSISKTISSHVRRPITS
- the sixA gene encoding phosphohistidine phosphatase SixA, giving the protein MRLYLVQHAEAKREEEDRARPLTDRGREEAIKVARYAARIGLHIEKIIHSGRLRALQTAEIMAEHLRPSKGVEQAENLDPLSDPKIFAERLKEISEDTMLVGHMPHLGKLVGLLLTGDVSIEPVRFRTSGIVCLERDVNGRWGLVWAIRPEEVP